A part of Onthophagus taurus isolate NC chromosome 7, IU_Otau_3.0, whole genome shotgun sequence genomic DNA contains:
- the LOC111424624 gene encoding KRAB-A domain-containing protein 2-like, producing MEPMKYFLPAEEIYDIIDAAHISIGHGGRDRLKNETAKKYANVTKEMINIYLSMCEVCQRKKSKSKQGLVLKPILHTEMNSRCQVDLIDMQSQADREYKFIMVYQDHLTKFVVLRSLKTKRATDVTHHLLDIFLTFGAPCILHSDNGREFVNSVLKELASYWSELKLVNGKPRHSQSQGSVERAKKDVENMLASWMHDNKRTNWSKGLRYVQFMKNRAFHSGIKQSPYRTMFRSEPKVGLMTSNLPLEVIKFEENESGEENDEYYKEDEGNKIEKEGEIAEVEKDQERATPCTSDELLIRTARKDAHYNLAKQSERMKKSSDQSHPPLNVGDNVTIPVPDVDRGKAELRNIIGIVLEVSSEQQYKIGTRDGILDKLYCRLEFGGCSEKFIRRDEVPNVTITLRTAARKASIGTGQGYVRCVCFKGCTNNKCLCKKNDYYLILSAIIV from the exons aTGGAACCCATGAAGTACTTTTTACCTGCTGAAGAAATTTACGACATAATTGATGCTGCCCATATTTCTATTGGACATGGCGGCCGTGACAGACTTAAGAATGAAACGGCAAAGAAGTATGCTAATGTAACAAAAGAAATGATCAATATATATTTATCCATGTGCGAAGTATGTCAGAGGAAGAAAAGTAAGAGCAAGCAAGGACTGGTGTTAAAACCAATCCTCCACACCGAAATGAACAGTCGTTGCCAAGTCGATCTCATTGACATGCAATCGCAAGCAGACCGtgaatacaaatttattatggTCTACCAAGATCATTTGACTAAATTCGTGGTTTTACGAtctcttaaaacaaaaagagcTACAGATGTTACGCATCACTTGctggatatttttttaacttttggaGCTCCATGCATTCTTCATTCAGACAACGGCAGAGAATTTGTGAATTCAGTTTTAAAAGAGTTAGCATCTTACTGGTCTGAATTAAAGTTAGTTAATGGAAAACCGCGTCATAGCCAAAGTCAAGGATCTGTTGAACGAGCCAAGAAAGATGTGGAAAATATGTTGGCCTCTTGGATGCACGACAACAAAAGAACTAACTGGTCTAAGGGGCTCAGATATGTTCAATTTATGAAGAACAGAGCATTTCATTCTGGCATAAAACAATCTCCATATCGAACAATGTTTAGATCTGAACCAAAAGTGGGACTAATGACATCGAATTTACCTTTAGAGGTGATTA AATTTGAAGAGAACGAAAGTGGAGAAGAAAATGACGAATATTACAAGGAAGATGaaggaaataaaatagaaaaggaAGGCGAAATTGCTGAGGTAGAGAAAGATCAAGAGAGAGCCACACCTTGTACTAGTGATGAATTATTAATACGAACAGCAAGGAAAGATGCTCATTACAATTTGGCAAAGCAGTCGGAAAGAATGAAAAAATCAAGTGATCAATCACATCCACCATTGAATGTCGGAGATAACGTTACTATACCAGTTCCAGACGTGGACAGAGGAAAGGCAGAACTCCGTAATATTATTGGAATTGTACTAGAAGTGAGTTCAGAGCAACAATATAAGATTGGTACAAGGGATGGCATATTGGACAAATTATACTGCAG gTTAGAATTTGGTGGCTGTAGCGAAAAATTCATCCGTCGTGATGAAGTGCCAAACGTTACAATTACTTTAAGAACAGCTGCCAGGAAAGCTTCTATAGGAACAGGGCAAGGTTA